Proteins from a genomic interval of Capsicum annuum cultivar UCD-10X-F1 chromosome 4, UCD10Xv1.1, whole genome shotgun sequence:
- the LOC107867138 gene encoding 26S proteasome non-ATPase regulatory subunit 14 homolog — translation MSGMERLQRMFAGAGGALGHPPPDSPTLDSSEQVYISSLALLKMLKHGRAGVPMEVMGLMLGEFVDEYTVRVVDVFAMPQSGTGVSVEAVDHVFQTNMLDMLKQTGRPEMVVGWYHSHPGFGCWLSGVDINTQQSFEALNQRAVAVVVDPIQSVKGKVVIDAFRLINPQTMMLGQEPRQTTSNLGHLNKPSIQALIHGLNRHYYSIAINYRKNELEEKMLLNLHKKKWTDGLTLQRFDNHSKTNEQTVQEMLNLAVKYNKAVQEEDELPPEKLAIANVGRQDAKKHLEEHVSNLMSSNIVQTLGTMLDTVVF, via the exons ATGTCGGGAATGGAGAGATTACAGCGGATGTTCGCCGGAGCTGGCGGCGCGTTAGGCCACCCGCCACCAGATTCTCCTACACTCGACTCTTCCGAACAAGTTTACATCTCTTCTCTTGCTCTCCTCAAAATGCTTAAACACG GGAGGGCTGGAGTCCCTATGGAAGTGATGGGACTGATGTTAGGGGAATTCGTCGATGAGTATACAGTGCGTGTTGTGGATGTGTTTGCTATGCCTCAGAGTGGTACTGGCGTGAGTGTTGAAGCTGTTGATCATGTTTTCCAGACCAATATGCTAGACATGCTCAAGCAGACTGGGAG ACCTGagatggttgttggttggtatcATTCACATCCTGGATTTGGCTGCTGGCTTTCTGGTGTTGACATCAATACTCAGCAG AGTTTTGAAGCACTGAATCAACGAGCAGTGGCTGTGGTGGTGGATCCTATTCAGAGTGTTAAAGGGAAGGTGGTAATTGATGCCTTTCGCTTGATCAATCCCCAAACAATGATGCTTGGCCAAGAGCCACGTCAGACAACATCAAATCTGGGACATCTGAACAAACCTTCTATTCAA GCATTGATCCATGGTTTGAACAGACACTACTACTCAATAGCCATAAACTACAGAAAGAATGAACTTGAAGAGAAGATGCTACTGAATCTTCACAAGAAGAAATGGACAGATGGACTCACGCTCCAGCGTTTTGAtaatcattccaaaaccaatgAGCAGACAGTTCAG GAGATGTTAAACCTTGCTGTCAAGTATAATAAAGCAGTGCAGGAGGAGGATGAGTTGCCCCCAGAAAAGCTAGCTATTGCAAATGTAGGAAGGCAAGATGCAAAGAAACATCTCGAAGAGCATGTCTCGAATTTGATGTCCTCAAATATTGTCCAGACATTGGGAACCATGCTTGACACTGTCGTCTTCTGA
- the LOC107869441 gene encoding probable carboxylesterase 2, which yields MDTTNNLEVVHDVFPYLKVYKNGTIKRLVGTEFAPATYDTQTGVTSKDVLVNPKTGLSARIYLPNSTTKSKKHPLVVYFHGGAFCISSVGDPKYHDSLTVFVSTANVVLVSVDYRLAPEHPLPTAYDDSWYVLKWVAAHNFKQGTDVWLQEFVDFDSVFLAGDSAGANISHFMAIRAGKSDEDIGIKISGMLMINPYFWGEEPIGIEIKDQVRKSMVDKWWEFVCPSNKGNNDPLINPFVDEAPSLEELACDRVLVCVAELDILRDRGILYYEYLVESQWKGKVEMIETKGEDHVFHIFNPKSEKALDLVKCWADFINGK from the exons ATGGACACAACCAACAATCTTGAAGTTGTCCATGATGTTTTTCCATACCTAAAAGTGTACAAAAATGGTACTATCAAAAGACTTGTTGGCACTGAATTTGCACCAGCAACATATGACACACAAACTGGTGTTACATCCAAAGATGTTTTAGTAAATCCAAAAACTGGCCTTTCTGCCAGAATTTACTTACCAAATTCAACAACAAAGTCAAAGAAACATCCTTTAGTAGTTTATTTTCATGGTGGAGCATTTTGTATATCTTCTGTTGGTGATCCTAAGTACCATGATTCACTCACTGTGTTTGTGTCTACTGCTAATGTTGTTCTTGTCTCTGTCGATTACCGATTAGCTCCAGAACATCCTCTTCCAACAGCTTATGATGATTCTTGGTATGTTCTTAAATGGGTGGCTGCACATAACTTCAAACAAGGGACAGATGTTTGGTTGCAAGAGTTTGTTGACTTTGATAGTGTGTTCTTGGCAGGGGACAGTGCAG GAGCTAATATCTCACACTTTATGGCAATCAGAGCTGGGAAATCAGATGAAGATATAGGGATAAAGATTTCTGGGATGCTAATGATTAATCCATATTTTTGGGGAGAAGAGCCAATTGGCATAGAGATTAAAGATCAAGTAAGAAAATCAATGGTGGATAAATGGTGGGAATTTGTCTGTCCATCAAATAAAGGGAATAATGACCCTTTGATTAATCCTTTTGTTGATGAAGCACCAAGTCTTGAAGAATTGGCTTGTGATAGAGTTCTTGTTTGTGTAGCAGAATTGGATATACTGAGAGATAGAGGAATATTGTACTATGAATATTTGGTGGAAAGTCAGTGGAAAGGAAAAGTAGAAATGATTGAAACTAAAGGGGAAGATCAtgtttttcacatttttaatcCTAAGAGTGAAAAAGCACTTGATTTGGTCAAATGTTGGGCTGATTTTATTAATGGAAAATGA